A genomic region of Zea mays cultivar B73 chromosome 6, Zm-B73-REFERENCE-NAM-5.0, whole genome shotgun sequence contains the following coding sequences:
- the LOC100275738 gene encoding uncharacterized protein LOC100275738, giving the protein MWGGDSNAKQMLKSRGGTGVVGGLPAAGDEESDYFPPTPRKDYWWSTGLLKLVTATVIFMGGVVLGLSVSGSVARYYYNASHAELFFPATTYGCDPRDRDCGMGLAFRAFVHPPRLAHSMTDDELFWRASLVPRAEEFPFQRVPKVAFLFMARGPIPFAPLWDKFFRGHQGLYSVYVHTVPDYKLNVSKSSAFYGRQIPSEEVSWGSITLVDAEKRLLANALLDFSNERFVLLSESCIPVFNFPTVYEYLINSAHSFVESYNIDTPQCAGRYNRRMAPHIMADQWRKGSEWFELNRELAVQIVADYKYYSIFRKHCRPSCYPDEHYIPTYLHLFHGPLNANRTITWVDWSRGGPHPASYGATDITEDFIQAIRNNGTQCFYNSKPTSVCYLFARKFAPNALPRLMNLTSTVLDF; this is encoded by the exons ATGTGGGGCGGCGACTCCAACGCCAAGCAGATGCTCAAGTCCCGGGGCGGCACGGGCGTCGTCGGGGGGTTACCCGCGGCCGGGGACGAGGAGTCGGACTACTTCCCGCCCACCCCGCGCAAGGACTACTGGTGGTCCACGGGCCTCCTCAAGCTCGTCACCGCCACCGTCATCTTCATGGGCGGCGTCGTGCTCGGCCTCTCCGTCAGCGGCAGCGTCGCGCGCTACTACTACAACGCCTCCCACGCCGAGCTCTTCTTCCCGGCCACCACCTACGGCTGCGACCCGCGGGACCGGGACTGCGGCATGGGCCTCGCCTTCAGGGCCTTCGTCCACCCGCCCCGCCTCGCGCACTCCATGACCGACGACGAGCTCTTCTGGCGGGCCTCCCTCGTGCCTAGGGCCGAGGAGTTCCCGTTCCAGCGGGTGCCCAAGGTCGCCTTCCTCTTCATGGCGCGCGGCCCCATCCCCTTCGCGCCGCTCTGGGACAAGTTCTTCCGCGGACACCAGGGGCTCTACTCCGTCTACGTCCACACCGTGCCGGACTACAAGCTCAATGTGTCCAAGAGCTCCGCCTTCTACGGCAGACAGATCCCCAGCGAG GAGGTGTCCTGGGGATCAATTACCTTGGTGGACGCTGAGAAGCGCCTGCTGGCCAATGCCTTGCTGGATTTCTCGAATGAGCGCTTCGTGCTGCTCTCAGAGAGCTGCATTCCCGTGTTCAACTTCCCGACGGTCTACGAGTACCTCATCAATTCGGCGCACAGTTTCGTCGAGTCCTACAACATCGACACCCCTCAGTGTGCTGGCCGGTACAACCGTCGCATGGCTCCCCACATCATGGCAGATCAATGGAGGAAAGGGTCAGAGTGGTTTGAGCTTAACCGCGAGCTGGCTGTCCAGATAGTAGCGGACTACAAGTACTACTCCATCTTCAGGAAGCACTGCAGGCCATCCTGTTATCCAGACGAGCATTACATACCGACTTATCTTCATCTGTTCCATGGGCCACTCAACGCCAACAGGACTATCACATGGGTTGATTGGTCAAGAGGAGGCCCGCACCCAGCAAGTTATGGTGCCACAGACATCACAGAAGACTTCATCCAGGCCATCAGGAATAATGGTACGCAGTGCTTTTACAACTCGAAGCCCACCTCTGTCTGCTACCTCTTCGCGAGGAAGTTCGCTCCTAATGCTTTGCCACGGCTGATGAACCTCACCTCGACCGTGCTGGACTTCTGA